The following coding sequences lie in one Candidatus Neomarinimicrobiota bacterium genomic window:
- a CDS encoding glycosyltransferase family 9 protein — protein MDTITPSSLNRILLIRLSSIGDIVLTTPVLRTLHKKYPDLKIDFLIKEQFRDLIAYHPAVDNTITIPSDFSFRDLLNFRRDVQYSGKFDAIVDLHDNLRSQVLTFRSKIPYTRYDKQRFYRWLYVYWKIRTPAVEKYITERYFEAVEPFGVEDDGEGLDFCFPENFGFSDPGIANEVDAFRRADNPVTVAPGAAWATKKWPPERFGNVIQQLITNYNATVALLGGPAETDLAEQVISHVSESHRVFNFIGKTTLLESAKIIQHADLHLANDSGMTHIATAFRNKVLLILGSTAMPIVFYPKYTQFETVADTNLSCRPCTHMGRKRCPLGHFRCMKNIDESQVLDAYSRLTGEA, from the coding sequence ATGGACACGATTACACCATCTTCGCTCAATCGGATTTTACTTATTCGCCTCAGCTCCATTGGGGACATTGTACTGACCACCCCGGTGCTGCGGACCCTGCACAAAAAGTATCCTGACCTCAAAATCGATTTTCTCATCAAGGAGCAGTTCCGTGATCTCATTGCCTATCATCCGGCGGTGGATAACACCATTACTATCCCCAGTGATTTCTCTTTCCGGGATCTCCTGAACTTTCGCCGGGACGTTCAGTACAGCGGGAAATTCGACGCAATTGTCGACCTGCACGATAATCTGCGGAGTCAGGTGTTGACCTTCCGGAGCAAAATCCCGTATACGCGATATGACAAGCAGCGGTTTTACCGGTGGCTCTATGTGTACTGGAAAATCAGGACGCCGGCTGTGGAAAAATACATCACGGAACGCTATTTCGAGGCGGTAGAACCATTCGGCGTGGAAGATGACGGGGAAGGACTGGATTTCTGTTTCCCGGAGAATTTTGGTTTCAGCGATCCGGGTATTGCCAACGAGGTGGACGCCTTCCGCCGGGCGGACAATCCGGTGACCGTTGCACCGGGCGCAGCCTGGGCAACGAAAAAATGGCCGCCGGAGCGGTTCGGGAATGTGATTCAACAACTTATCACGAATTATAACGCCACCGTGGCGCTATTGGGCGGACCGGCGGAAACGGACTTAGCAGAGCAAGTGATCAGCCATGTCAGCGAATCCCATCGGGTTTTTAACTTCATTGGAAAAACCACCTTGCTGGAATCCGCAAAGATTATCCAACATGCTGACCTGCATCTGGCGAATGATTCAGGCATGACGCATATCGCAACCGCGTTTCGAAACAAAGTACTGCTGATTCTGGGGTCGACGGCGATGCCAATTGTATTTTATCCGAAATATACGCAATTTGAGACGGTTGCTGACACAAATCTGAGTTGCCGCCCGTGTACACACATGGGAAGAAAACGATGTCCGCTGGGGCATTTTCGATGTATGAAAAATATTGATGAATCGCAGGTACTTGATGCCTACAGCCGGCTCACGGGGGAAGCATGA
- a CDS encoding type II secretion system protein GspG, producing MKRLPNIILSGNRGFTLFQLIGVLVAVAIVATLALQVVAKSVAKSNYTIAKQEMVEIGYAIAGNPQIAGECGYVGDVGALPSSLMDLIKKPADVCDSWNGPYLDVTEYPNNPEKAIKDPWNNEYGYDDGTVVVYSNGPNGVDTLLTYKFASSEEDILNNDMTISFNRAGYTPYVLSGCDTVPFTKVNNTDNQWIADGLTKCPGDIFYIDSNGDKQPITGNENIASQSETNSPGVGIIQYVNSPESKKADVYGGNNHIVDYTAENTGDVSFQIRQMRITWESFGNYWGPFQPKLASATVEGNTLFNHVNQGEGARLNSGGIIHFGSNEPFTFTPGQMDFTSMVFQDVVKGDVYNVDMRGTRFTIDYWPINAGKQSIAFEIGNYGIPGQIQYVTNSLVTGPEEQTGGEETDEPLTDYFILVDGDIDIAGNHHNINPGDIHSNSDITINGNTQSTFCGNVTAVGTFSSPGRDPAFCNNTPQGNQANVELPTMGEPWSYDSNEVKVGNESGNYTLSGSALTFEYDVIKVNNGSLTISDATISGSVIFDVSGNVNVRGDLLTASEDDEIIILAGGNVTTSGGNTHTVNASIHADGAAQISGNSHTFEKLIWVDGSAQISGNSNVFNEGFWAGGSIQYTNTSGSLTGLLWSGGSTHIAASDHDFVGGIIAGGDLDISGSRLGSGYNSEYVVSPIDNSNVPQAKVYELDFTLKNGGETKVFVKEIYFDWHDSEVYLTEAEFGGVTVFNSEANGGDRLSNNSTLTLDSPLTFGPGKIAPNLLHGFYDASTGGDPVDMEGISVEVIFKDPYGNEYPIAIPVSGLTS from the coding sequence ATGAAAAGGCTACCAAATATCATTTTATCTGGGAATCGAGGATTTACTCTTTTCCAACTTATTGGTGTATTAGTTGCAGTTGCTATTGTAGCAACTCTTGCTTTACAGGTTGTTGCAAAAAGTGTAGCAAAATCTAATTATACCATTGCTAAACAAGAAATGGTGGAAATTGGGTACGCAATTGCGGGGAATCCGCAAATTGCGGGTGAATGTGGATATGTTGGAGATGTCGGGGCTTTACCGTCTTCTTTGATGGATTTAATAAAGAAACCTGCCGATGTGTGTGATTCTTGGAATGGGCCTTACCTGGATGTCACTGAATATCCAAATAATCCTGAAAAAGCAATTAAAGATCCCTGGAATAATGAATATGGATATGATGATGGAACTGTAGTTGTGTATTCAAATGGTCCTAATGGCGTTGATACACTCCTCACTTACAAATTTGCGTCCTCAGAAGAGGATATTTTAAACAATGATATGACAATTTCATTTAATCGGGCCGGTTATACCCCATATGTATTGAGTGGTTGTGATACCGTGCCATTTACAAAAGTCAACAACACGGATAATCAATGGATAGCAGATGGATTAACAAAGTGTCCTGGCGATATTTTTTATATCGATTCAAATGGTGATAAACAGCCTATAACCGGGAATGAAAATATAGCATCTCAGTCTGAAACCAATTCGCCTGGTGTTGGAATTATCCAATATGTTAATTCCCCTGAATCCAAGAAAGCGGATGTATATGGTGGCAATAACCATATTGTTGATTATACAGCTGAAAATACGGGTGACGTATCTTTCCAAATTCGTCAAATGAGAATTACTTGGGAGTCTTTTGGGAATTATTGGGGGCCCTTTCAACCCAAATTAGCTTCTGCTACAGTTGAAGGTAATACCCTATTTAATCATGTTAATCAGGGTGAGGGAGCACGGCTCAATAGTGGTGGTATCATCCATTTTGGGTCAAATGAGCCGTTTACATTTACGCCAGGGCAGATGGATTTTACCTCCATGGTATTTCAGGACGTTGTCAAAGGAGATGTTTATAATGTTGATATGAGAGGTACCCGGTTCACAATAGACTATTGGCCAATTAATGCCGGGAAACAATCAATTGCCTTCGAGATTGGCAATTATGGGATACCTGGACAGATACAGTATGTTACTAATTCCTTAGTAACTGGTCCTGAAGAGCAAACCGGTGGAGAAGAGACCGATGAACCTCTCACAGATTACTTTATTTTAGTTGATGGTGATATAGATATTGCCGGAAACCATCACAATATTAACCCAGGGGATATCCACTCGAATAGTGATATCACCATAAACGGAAACACCCAGAGTACGTTCTGTGGAAATGTCACTGCCGTCGGTACCTTCTCATCACCCGGAAGGGATCCGGCATTTTGTAACAATACTCCGCAGGGTAACCAGGCAAACGTGGAACTACCTACAATGGGAGAACCGTGGAGTTATGATTCGAATGAAGTCAAAGTTGGGAATGAATCTGGGAATTACACCCTGTCCGGCAGCGCTCTTACCTTTGAGTATGACGTCATAAAGGTAAATAATGGCTCACTGACCATCAGCGATGCCACCATAAGCGGCAGCGTGATATTTGATGTTTCCGGTAATGTGAACGTTCGTGGGGATCTGCTGACTGCAAGTGAGGACGATGAGATAATCATCCTGGCCGGGGGGAATGTGACCACGAGCGGAGGTAATACTCACACCGTGAACGCTTCTATCCATGCTGATGGAGCTGCTCAAATCAGCGGGAATAGTCATACGTTTGAAAAGCTGATCTGGGTGGACGGAAGCGCCCAAATTTCAGGGAATTCGAACGTATTTAATGAAGGGTTCTGGGCCGGCGGAAGTATACAGTATACGAACACGTCGGGTTCCCTGACTGGCTTGCTCTGGAGCGGTGGTTCAACGCATATTGCAGCCAGTGATCACGATTTTGTCGGCGGAATCATAGCTGGCGGAGATTTGGATATCAGCGGATCTCGTCTCGGAAGTGGGTATAATTCTGAATATGTAGTATCACCAATTGATAATTCAAATGTGCCACAAGCCAAGGTGTACGAATTGGATTTTACCCTTAAAAATGGTGGTGAAACAAAGGTTTTCGTGAAAGAAATTTATTTTGATTGGCATGATAGTGAAGTGTATTTGACGGAAGCCGAGTTTGGTGGGGTTACTGTTTTTAACAGCGAAGCAAATGGAGGTGATAGATTGTCCAATAATAGTACCCTGACATTGGATTCTCCCCTTACATTTGGTCCAGGTAAAATTGCGCCCAATTTACTTCATGGATTCTATGATGCAAGTACAGGAGGTGACCCAGTTGATATGGAAGGCATTAGTGTTGAGGTTATCTTTAAAGACCCTTATGGAAACGAATATCCGATTGCTATTCCAGTCTCTGGATTGACAAGTTAA
- a CDS encoding prepilin-type N-terminal cleavage/methylation domain-containing protein, giving the protein MRHRLNKSAGFTLIELVMVIVVLGILSAAAIPRITGAIENARIQSTKKELQTIKDAIMGDPESTVGGQIADKGFYGDNDALPDDLEDLVSPQPTSGPGSDTWDPFTQSGWNGPYINPEGDDDWKKDAWGNPYEISTTNGGSITSAGPDGEINQTDDNITIQLNAG; this is encoded by the coding sequence ATGAGACACAGACTGAATAAATCCGCTGGCTTTACGTTGATTGAACTCGTCATGGTGATAGTCGTACTTGGAATTCTCAGTGCGGCCGCGATCCCGAGAATCACCGGGGCCATTGAAAATGCCCGGATTCAATCCACCAAAAAGGAGCTGCAGACTATCAAAGATGCGATTATGGGCGATCCGGAATCGACTGTGGGTGGGCAGATTGCAGACAAAGGTTTTTACGGGGATAATGATGCGCTACCAGACGATTTAGAAGATTTAGTGTCCCCGCAGCCAACTTCAGGACCGGGTAGTGATACCTGGGACCCATTTACACAGTCAGGATGGAATGGCCCTTATATAAATCCCGAAGGTGATGACGACTGGAAAAAGGATGCCTGGGGGAATCCGTACGAAATTAGCACAACAAATGGGGGCTCAATAACTAGTGCGGGACCAGACGGCGAGATCAATCAAACTGATGATAATATAACCATTCAACTAAATGCGGGTTAA
- a CDS encoding type IV pilus twitching motility protein PilT: MVNITELLEFTKKSGASDLHLNAEARPMLRVNGAMKKLNLPVLSAKEMHVLTSDIMTEDQQNRFEEKKEIDFSRELGNVGRFRVNAYYQNGGKAAVFRAIENEIRSFEELGLPEVVRSLSMRQKGMVLVTGPTGSGKSTTLAAMVDHINETRPYHIITIEDPIEYIHESKNSLISQREVGRDTHSFANALRSSLREDPDVILVGELRDLETIQLAITAAETGHLVLGTLHTASVAKTVARIVDVFPANQQAQIQTMFADAVEGVIAQKLVAQKDGNGRVPALEILVANTAIRSLIREKKTHQIPSTLQTHGSLGMQTMDQALKNLYTDNRIAKEVYEQYGDERV; encoded by the coding sequence ATGGTTAACATCACCGAACTCTTAGAATTTACGAAAAAATCCGGGGCGTCGGATCTGCATCTCAACGCTGAAGCCCGGCCCATGTTGCGCGTCAACGGGGCGATGAAGAAGTTAAACCTGCCCGTCCTCTCGGCAAAAGAGATGCACGTGTTGACCTCGGATATTATGACTGAAGACCAGCAGAACCGGTTCGAGGAGAAGAAGGAGATCGATTTCTCCCGTGAACTGGGGAATGTCGGGCGGTTTCGGGTGAATGCATACTACCAGAACGGCGGCAAAGCGGCGGTCTTCAGGGCCATCGAAAATGAAATCAGGAGTTTTGAAGAATTAGGGTTGCCGGAAGTCGTTCGGTCCCTCTCAATGCGGCAAAAGGGAATGGTGCTGGTCACCGGCCCGACGGGTAGCGGCAAGTCCACAACCCTGGCGGCAATGGTGGATCATATCAATGAAACCAGGCCGTATCACATTATTACCATCGAAGATCCCATAGAATATATCCATGAGAGCAAGAACAGTCTGATTAGCCAGCGGGAGGTTGGTCGGGATACGCACAGCTTTGCGAATGCGCTACGCAGTTCACTGCGGGAGGATCCGGATGTGATACTGGTTGGGGAGCTCAGAGATCTTGAAACGATTCAGCTCGCCATTACTGCGGCGGAGACCGGCCACCTTGTCCTCGGAACCCTGCACACGGCATCGGTGGCAAAAACGGTCGCCCGGATAGTGGATGTGTTCCCCGCAAACCAGCAGGCGCAGATCCAGACCATGTTTGCGGATGCGGTGGAAGGGGTTATTGCGCAAAAACTGGTGGCGCAGAAGGACGGGAACGGCCGGGTCCCTGCGCTTGAAATACTGGTGGCAAATACCGCCATCCGGAGCCTGATCCGGGAAAAGAAAACCCACCAGATTCCCTCGACGCTGCAAACCCACGGATCGCTGGGCATGCAGACCATGGATCAGGCGTTAAAAAACCTCTATACGGATAACAGAATTGCCAAAGAAGTGTATGAGCAATACGGCGATGAAAGGGTATAA
- a CDS encoding PilT/PilU family type 4a pilus ATPase, with the protein MNLNELIKKMVQKDASDLYITVGAPPMYRIEGGVYAMSPTKLTPEMTKAIAYQFLNEEQKEKFEKENEIDLAYSISGVGRLRLNIYRQRGSIGIVIRHIKSKIQTLDQLGMPSILKELAMAKRGLILVTGATGSGKSTTLAAMIDEQNTNRTCHIVTVEDPLEFLHYHKKSIVTQREVGMDTKSYQRALKSALRQAPDVLLIGEIRDQETMSSALKFAETGHLVLSTLHSVNTNQTMERVMNFFPSEQHKMVQLQLSQNMRGIVSQRLVERKDEDGRIAALEVMLNTPRISDLIYKGEFDKIKETIAAGSQEGLQTFDQSLFKLYQQGDIGYEEALRNADSANDLKLRIKMEAGGDKKSEETDSDENIELAIEDD; encoded by the coding sequence ATGAACCTGAATGAACTCATAAAAAAGATGGTCCAAAAGGATGCCTCCGACCTTTATATCACGGTTGGGGCCCCTCCGATGTACCGGATTGAGGGCGGAGTGTATGCCATGTCTCCGACCAAACTTACACCGGAGATGACCAAGGCTATTGCATACCAGTTCCTGAATGAGGAGCAAAAGGAGAAATTCGAGAAGGAAAACGAGATCGATCTCGCCTACTCCATCAGCGGCGTCGGCAGGTTGCGGCTGAATATTTACCGCCAGCGTGGTTCTATCGGTATTGTGATCCGGCATATCAAATCCAAGATTCAGACACTGGACCAATTGGGGATGCCGTCGATATTAAAAGAACTGGCCATGGCGAAGCGGGGGCTGATCCTGGTTACCGGCGCGACGGGCAGCGGAAAGTCCACCACCCTCGCCGCCATGATCGATGAACAGAATACCAACCGGACCTGCCACATCGTGACGGTGGAGGATCCGCTGGAATTTCTGCACTATCATAAAAAGAGCATCGTGACCCAGCGGGAAGTGGGCATGGATACGAAATCCTACCAGCGTGCGTTGAAAAGTGCGCTGCGCCAGGCGCCCGATGTTCTGTTGATCGGGGAAATACGGGATCAGGAAACCATGTCCTCCGCCCTAAAATTTGCGGAGACCGGGCATCTGGTGCTGTCGACCCTCCATTCGGTCAACACCAACCAGACCATGGAGCGGGTGATGAACTTTTTCCCGTCCGAGCAGCACAAGATGGTGCAGTTACAGCTGTCGCAGAACATGCGGGGGATTGTCTCCCAGCGATTGGTGGAGCGCAAGGACGAAGATGGACGAATTGCGGCCCTGGAAGTGATGCTGAATACTCCCAGAATTTCTGATCTGATTTACAAGGGAGAGTTCGATAAGATCAAGGAGACCATCGCGGCCGGTTCCCAGGAAGGGTTGCAGACGTTTGACCAATCGCTGTTCAAACTGTATCAACAGGGGGATATAGGCTATGAAGAAGCCCTCAGAAACGCCGACAGCGCCAACGATCTGAAGCTCCGGATCAAAATGGAGGCCGGGGGAGATAAAAAATCGGAAGAGACCGACAGCGACGAGAACATCGAACTGGCCATCGAGGACGATTGA
- the tadA gene encoding tRNA adenosine(34) deaminase TadA — protein sequence MERNKRFMKMALREAENAFREGEVPVGAVVVSPKGDVLGKGYNQREQMNDPTAHAEMLAISAAANTLQDWRLENCLLYVTLEPCPMCAGAIVNARIETVIYGTVDETAGACGSRFEICGQPVMNHKTSVVSGVLEEQCRQLLSEFFTQSRNPSPPRFT from the coding sequence ATGGAACGAAATAAGCGATTTATGAAGATGGCCCTCCGGGAGGCGGAAAATGCTTTCCGGGAGGGAGAAGTCCCGGTCGGGGCGGTGGTTGTCTCCCCGAAGGGGGATGTCCTGGGCAAAGGATATAACCAGCGGGAGCAGATGAACGATCCGACTGCACACGCCGAAATGCTTGCAATCTCCGCGGCGGCAAACACCCTGCAGGACTGGCGGCTGGAGAACTGTCTGCTGTATGTGACCCTGGAGCCGTGCCCCATGTGTGCCGGCGCCATCGTGAACGCCCGCATCGAAACGGTGATCTACGGAACTGTGGACGAAACAGCCGGCGCGTGCGGTTCCCGTTTCGAGATCTGCGGCCAGCCGGTAATGAACCACAAAACCAGCGTTGTTTCCGGGGTGTTGGAAGAGCAATGCCGACAGCTCCTGTCCGAGTTTTTTACCCAATCCCGAAATCCGTCGCCACCAAGATTTACGTAA
- a CDS encoding polyprenyl synthetase family protein yields METLDIDRKLRLKDIKATVADEMDTFQEAFSESMKSRVFLINKVAGYLIKQRSKKIRPMLVILASKLCGEPNKNTYQAAVLVELIHTATLIHDDVVDGAELRRGIPSINAVWKNKISVLMGDYLFSKSLINMIKLKDFEALELLSDTAERLSSGEILQIEKARSDGMDEDVYYEMIRDKTASLISAACKLGAITVGSNTDKAEALAEYGENLGIAFQIKDDLFEFVGKKSIIGKPVGQDVKENMITLPLLHTVEKLPDKESRKILKTMKRGAKSKQVKEIVRKVANNGGVSYARERLREYTEAAIDALEIFPDGQYKQALIDFAEFNMIREK; encoded by the coding sequence ATGGAGACACTGGATATAGACCGGAAGTTGCGCCTCAAGGATATAAAGGCGACGGTGGCCGACGAGATGGATACCTTTCAGGAGGCCTTCTCTGAGTCCATGAAATCCCGCGTTTTTCTTATCAATAAAGTTGCCGGTTACCTGATTAAACAGCGAAGCAAGAAAATTCGGCCGATGCTGGTCATCCTGGCGTCAAAGCTTTGCGGTGAACCGAATAAAAATACCTACCAGGCCGCGGTGCTGGTCGAGCTGATTCATACCGCCACCTTGATTCACGATGATGTGGTGGACGGGGCAGAACTACGGCGCGGTATTCCGAGTATCAATGCCGTCTGGAAGAACAAAATTTCTGTTCTTATGGGCGACTATCTGTTCAGCAAATCCCTGATCAACATGATTAAACTCAAGGATTTTGAGGCGCTCGAACTTTTATCCGACACTGCCGAACGCCTGAGTAGCGGGGAAATCCTCCAGATCGAAAAGGCACGCAGCGACGGTATGGATGAAGATGTCTATTACGAGATGATCCGGGATAAAACTGCCTCGCTGATTTCGGCAGCCTGTAAGCTTGGCGCCATTACCGTTGGCAGCAACACTGACAAAGCAGAAGCACTGGCGGAATACGGTGAAAACCTGGGCATCGCCTTCCAGATTAAAGATGACCTGTTCGAATTCGTCGGTAAGAAAAGTATCATCGGCAAACCGGTGGGGCAGGACGTGAAGGAAAATATGATTACCCTGCCGTTGTTGCACACGGTCGAAAAATTGCCTGATAAAGAATCCAGGAAAATTCTGAAGACCATGAAGCGCGGCGCCAAATCCAAGCAGGTCAAAGAGATCGTCCGAAAGGTTGCCAACAACGGCGGTGTTTCCTATGCCAGAGAAAGGCTCCGGGAGTACACTGAAGCTGCGATCGACGCGTTGGAAATCTTTCCGGATGGACAATACAAACAGGCCCTGATCGACTTCGCCGAATTCAACATGATCCGGGAAAAGTAA
- a CDS encoding ATP-binding cassette domain-containing protein: MGKIACTHIDYRPEKSASYVFTDFSIELGTDECTVLLGESGTGKTTLGLLLAGAVQPENGKMTFEGQPLHTRTKKIGFLHQNPENQVFGTTVERDIAYGLENEDVPVARMRKKVNWALNLLGLRELRERPVQSLSGGEMQRTALAGLLVMDYDYLVLDEPTSYLDYPSQRTLFEHLGHLQSLGIGLLWITQYPAEERLGDRVIEFGENEILRDTTPALNSEYKYTFSGSENRSRHTTPELGQSIISITDAEYSYPEQSEQKPFYLQIPNYSLREGEYQGWYGYSGTGKSTLAKLIAGIELFDSGTIEMHPSPNEIVYVPQFAERMLYSGTLEQTVQMLRFRPGTSPAKYGKRLDGFLIKMGLEAQNVRERPVWSFSGGEQRRMVLAVALALQPVVLILDEPTIGISPGDRKKIDHVFITHEIPTVVCISHEYDFLRRMTDRAVFFSDGTIVGPQSWDTLEAQFQSNFGNILYKKPIQTVNEVSSS, encoded by the coding sequence ATGGGTAAGATAGCCTGTACACATATCGATTATCGCCCGGAGAAGTCAGCGTCCTACGTTTTCACTGATTTCTCCATAGAGTTGGGTACCGATGAATGCACCGTGCTCCTGGGGGAGAGTGGCACCGGGAAGACGACCCTCGGTCTGCTGCTTGCCGGCGCAGTGCAACCCGAAAACGGGAAGATGACGTTTGAGGGCCAGCCACTTCATACCCGGACAAAGAAAATCGGATTCCTGCATCAGAATCCGGAAAATCAGGTTTTCGGTACTACGGTTGAGCGAGACATTGCTTACGGTTTAGAAAACGAAGATGTCCCGGTAGCCCGGATGCGGAAGAAGGTAAACTGGGCATTGAATCTGTTGGGATTACGGGAGTTACGGGAACGTCCGGTGCAGTCGCTCTCCGGAGGAGAAATGCAGCGCACGGCTCTGGCCGGGCTCCTGGTGATGGACTACGATTATCTTGTCCTGGATGAACCAACATCGTATTTGGATTATCCCTCGCAGCGGACCCTGTTTGAGCATCTTGGGCATTTACAATCGCTGGGAATCGGGCTGCTCTGGATCACCCAGTATCCGGCAGAAGAACGCCTGGGTGACCGCGTAATAGAATTCGGGGAAAATGAAATCCTTCGGGATACTACTCCGGCCCTCAACAGCGAGTACAAATATACTTTTTCAGGTTCAGAAAATAGGTCCCGACACACGACCCCGGAATTAGGACAATCAATTATATCAATTACTGATGCCGAATATTCGTATCCGGAGCAATCGGAACAAAAGCCGTTTTATTTACAGATCCCGAACTATAGTCTCAGAGAAGGGGAATATCAGGGATGGTACGGCTATTCAGGCACGGGAAAATCAACACTGGCGAAACTCATTGCCGGAATTGAATTGTTTGATAGCGGCACCATTGAGATGCACCCCTCGCCGAATGAGATAGTCTATGTACCCCAGTTCGCAGAGCGGATGCTGTACAGCGGTACTCTGGAGCAGACGGTGCAGATGTTACGGTTTCGACCCGGGACGAGTCCTGCGAAGTATGGTAAACGCCTCGATGGTTTTCTGATAAAAATGGGTCTGGAAGCCCAAAATGTAAGAGAGCGACCGGTATGGAGTTTTAGTGGGGGCGAACAGCGACGCATGGTTTTGGCAGTGGCGTTAGCACTGCAACCGGTAGTCCTGATCCTGGATGAACCGACGATTGGAATAAGTCCCGGCGACCGGAAAAAAATTGATCACGTGTTCATAACTCACGAAATTCCAACGGTTGTCTGCATTTCGCACGAATACGATTTTTTGCGACGGATGACTGACCGGGCGGTCTTTTTTTCTGATGGCACAATTGTCGGGCCGCAATCCTGGGATACCCTGGAGGCGCAATTTCAGTCGAATTTCGGGAATATTCTGTATAAAAAACCAATTCAAACCGTAAATGAAGTTTCGAGCTCATGA
- a CDS encoding type II secretion system protein GspG produces the protein MLQAENGFSLLELVLVIIIIGILTAVGVRSLNRSLDNRKFLGTQQEMQVIRTAIVGDPDLRDGGVRTYFGYVGDMGKLPDTLGQLVENYENSPNWGGPYLEIDFADDPNSYKYDAYGERYEYYPDPPDRTTPYIYSPGGNFSINIASSRDAILNNTVEVRLFDQNGVVIIPSEVPASNISIPGVPDPSWVSADKLYKFNNNVPIGNREIDIDASSLGITKTEPVSVDLNDDIRMNITLEPNYGELQLSGTAPTTQWANSSDPEIVSFTVSNTGVPPYIIERMTVNWSSSANGDCWNGETPYLGSVQLSGGSTEYWDWDNPPDRTSRVGSGSQIVLDNTITIDSTNSPFTLEMHFADDIGSGGGELNMSGTTFEVELDPMKGPTQRITFDIARSCSAPNISRIGTYSVTGSNIAVTIDNEGTLGARINAMTVTWSGGSGNLLQQIVNTTGSTNVTYYNDDGRASGDKVYLNNTYLLPGSPNQNFQFQFNNDMTSPVVTAFQVKFHFTDGSAQTVVF, from the coding sequence TTGTTGCAGGCTGAGAATGGATTCTCACTGCTAGAACTTGTCTTGGTAATAATAATCATAGGTATCCTTACAGCTGTTGGTGTTAGGTCATTAAATAGGTCGTTGGATAATCGCAAATTCCTTGGAACTCAACAGGAAATGCAGGTGATTCGAACAGCGATAGTTGGTGACCCGGATCTGCGGGATGGAGGAGTACGCACTTACTTTGGATATGTAGGGGATATGGGTAAATTGCCAGATACTCTTGGACAGTTAGTTGAAAATTATGAAAATTCACCTAATTGGGGTGGGCCATATTTAGAGATAGATTTTGCTGATGATCCCAATTCATACAAATACGATGCGTATGGAGAACGATATGAATATTATCCAGACCCTCCTGATAGAACAACGCCTTACATTTATAGCCCAGGAGGCAATTTCTCTATTAATATAGCATCTTCAAGAGATGCAATATTAAATAATACTGTTGAAGTTCGTTTGTTCGACCAAAATGGAGTCGTAATAATACCCAGTGAGGTTCCAGCGAGCAATATCTCAATACCAGGTGTACCAGATCCCAGTTGGGTTTCTGCTGACAAATTGTATAAGTTTAATAACAATGTACCAATTGGGAACCGAGAGATTGACATTGATGCAAGCTCACTTGGTATTACAAAAACGGAACCTGTATCCGTCGATTTAAATGATGACATAAGGATGAACATTACCCTGGAACCGAATTATGGAGAATTACAGTTGTCAGGAACTGCACCGACTACACAATGGGCAAATTCATCTGATCCAGAAATTGTTAGTTTCACTGTCTCTAATACTGGTGTACCACCCTACATAATTGAACGAATGACCGTAAATTGGTCCTCTTCGGCGAATGGAGATTGTTGGAACGGAGAGACTCCATATTTAGGTTCAGTGCAGTTATCCGGTGGTAGTACAGAATATTGGGATTGGGATAATCCTCCTGATAGAACCTCCAGGGTTGGCTCAGGGAGTCAAATTGTCCTAGATAATACCATAACTATTGATAGTACGAATTCTCCCTTTACCCTTGAGATGCATTTTGCTGATGACATAGGTAGTGGTGGTGGGGAGTTAAATATGTCCGGAACGACCTTTGAGGTTGAACTTGATCCGATGAAAGGGCCAACGCAACGAATAACTTTCGATATAGCACGCAGCTGTAGTGCCCCAAATATATCGCGAATAGGCACATACAGCGTCACTGGTTCGAACATTGCAGTAACTATTGATAATGAAGGTACTCTTGGCGCGAGAATAAATGCGATGACCGTGACTTGGTCGGGCGGAAGTGGTAATCTTTTACAGCAAATTGTGAATACTACCGGTTCAACTAATGTTACCTACTATAATGACGATGGACGCGCAAGTGGTGATAAAGTATATCTTAATAATACTTATTTACTCCCGGGTAGTCCTAACCAAAATTTTCAATTTCAATTTAATAACGATATGACCTCACCAGTCGTCACTGCCTTTCAGGTAAAATTTCATTTTACTGATGGCAGTGCACAAACTGTCGTTTTCTAA